A genomic stretch from Streptomyces fungicidicus includes:
- a CDS encoding 4'-phosphopantetheinyl transferase family protein produces MIEELLPQTVVSVEAFGDEGVDAPLYPEEEALVARAVAKRRREFTAVRSCARRAMVKLGVPAGPVLPGERGAPVWPDGVAGSMTHCRGYCAAALVRAADLASLGIDAEPHAPLPEGVLPAVALPQEAERIVRLAGELPSVHWDRLLFSAKESVYKAWFPLTGKWLDFLEADLDLFPDPGEQGRGGFRATLLVPGPRVGGRVVDHFTGRWIADSGLIATAIAVPHS; encoded by the coding sequence ATGATCGAGGAACTGCTGCCGCAGACGGTGGTCTCCGTGGAGGCCTTCGGCGACGAGGGCGTCGACGCCCCGCTGTACCCCGAGGAGGAGGCGCTGGTGGCGCGGGCCGTCGCCAAGCGCCGCCGGGAGTTCACCGCCGTGCGCTCCTGCGCCCGCCGCGCCATGGTCAAGCTCGGCGTGCCCGCCGGGCCCGTGCTGCCCGGTGAGCGTGGCGCCCCCGTCTGGCCCGACGGGGTGGCCGGCAGCATGACGCACTGCCGGGGCTACTGTGCCGCCGCCCTGGTCCGCGCCGCCGACCTGGCGTCCCTCGGCATCGACGCCGAGCCCCACGCGCCGCTGCCCGAGGGCGTGCTGCCTGCGGTCGCGCTGCCGCAGGAGGCGGAACGGATCGTCCGGCTGGCCGGGGAACTGCCCTCCGTGCACTGGGACCGGCTGCTGTTCAGCGCCAAGGAGTCCGTCTACAAGGCGTGGTTCCCGCTCACCGGGAAGTGGCTGGACTTCCTGGAGGCCGACCTCGACCTCTTCCCCGACCCCGGGGAGCAGGGCCGCGGCGGCTTCCGCGCCACCCTGCTGGTGCCCGGCCCGCGCGTCGGCGGCCGGGTGGTGGACCACTTCACCGGCCGCTGGATCGCCGACAGCGGTCTGATCGCCACCGCGATCGCCGTCCCGCACAGCTGA
- a CDS encoding helix-turn-helix domain-containing protein — protein MTGGFEGSGATPTTALPAVVARVTALADRLGVAHAEVFGTGRLSVASGVPEPVVKALLSGRSAGEPDVQARFLQRLDLLRRTRLKPNGRKYTQQEIADGAGMSRQQAGALINGDRRPTMEHCDALQRFFRVHAGFLTAEDPEALAGALQHTEQELLQTLADRERAAAAPADDPLERLLQDHGVRGIAWRAAQLPTDQHRDKVAEWLDMLLESVQRPQA, from the coding sequence GTGACGGGTGGCTTCGAGGGTTCGGGCGCCACGCCGACGACCGCGCTGCCGGCCGTCGTCGCCCGCGTCACCGCACTCGCCGACCGGCTCGGCGTCGCGCACGCCGAGGTCTTCGGCACCGGCCGGCTGTCGGTCGCCTCGGGGGTCCCGGAGCCCGTGGTCAAGGCGCTGCTGAGCGGCCGCTCCGCGGGCGAGCCCGATGTGCAGGCGCGGTTCCTGCAGCGGCTGGACCTGCTGCGCCGCACCCGGCTGAAGCCGAACGGCCGCAAGTACACCCAGCAGGAGATCGCCGACGGCGCGGGCATGTCCCGGCAGCAGGCCGGCGCCCTGATCAACGGCGACCGGCGGCCCACCATGGAGCACTGCGACGCCCTCCAGCGGTTCTTCCGGGTGCACGCGGGTTTCCTCACCGCCGAGGACCCCGAGGCGCTCGCGGGCGCGCTCCAGCACACCGAGCAGGAGCTGCTGCAGACGCTCGCGGACCGGGAGCGGGCCGCGGCGGCGCCGGCCGACGACCCGCTGGAGCGGCTGCTGCAGGACCACGGCGTGCGCGGGATCGCCTGGCGGGCCGCGCAACTGCCCACCGACCAGCACCGCGACAAGGTCGCGGAGTGGCTGGACATGCTCCTGGAGAGCGTCCAGCGTCCCCAGGCCTGA
- a CDS encoding MmyB family transcriptional regulator, producing the protein MAYQAGGRRPAPRPAPGTPEAQAYLQDYAVLMEAVPFPSLVVDHRWDVLLTNTAFRTLFQDVEPHPTALPSDNFLRFVLFHPDAAAVLGDHESSWCLPMLAQFAAAAERYGHDRGLQAIRRDIGQDPIMEAAYRHGLPHWLRAVGERAAEPDGAVRPLLHPDPRWGATDCRIVAETTPTLADMDCVRLTMVVRETRRAPSGSRAARRAASHLRVVPAAD; encoded by the coding sequence ATGGCATATCAGGCAGGAGGGCGGCGGCCGGCACCGCGGCCCGCCCCCGGGACCCCCGAGGCCCAGGCCTACCTCCAGGACTACGCCGTACTCATGGAAGCGGTCCCCTTCCCCTCGCTGGTGGTCGACCACCGCTGGGACGTGCTGCTCACCAACACTGCTTTCCGGACACTTTTCCAGGACGTGGAGCCGCATCCCACCGCGCTGCCCTCCGACAACTTCCTCCGGTTCGTGCTCTTCCACCCGGACGCCGCCGCGGTGCTCGGCGACCACGAGTCCAGCTGGTGCCTGCCGATGCTGGCCCAGTTCGCCGCGGCCGCGGAACGGTACGGCCACGACCGGGGGCTGCAGGCCATCCGCCGCGACATCGGGCAGGACCCGATCATGGAGGCCGCCTACCGGCACGGACTGCCGCACTGGCTGCGGGCGGTCGGCGAGCGGGCCGCGGAACCCGACGGCGCGGTACGGCCGTTGCTGCACCCCGACCCGCGCTGGGGCGCCACCGACTGCCGCATCGTCGCCGAGACGACCCCGACCCTCGCGGACATGGACTGCGTCCGGCTGACGATGGTCGTGCGCGAGACGCGCCGTGCCCCGTCCGGCAGCCGCGCCGCCCGCCGCGCCGCCTCCCATCTCAGGGTGGTCCCCGCCGCCGACTGA
- a CDS encoding LacI family DNA-binding transcriptional regulator, with protein MTRRLAVVAKKVGVSEATVSRVLNGKPGVSEATRQAVLSALDVLGYERPTQLRGERARLVGLVLPELQNPIFPAFAEVIGGALAQLGLTPVLCTQTRGGVSEADYVDLLLQQQVSGVVFAGGLYAQADAPHDHYRRLAERNIPVVLVNAAIEDLGFPAVSCDDAVAVEQAWRHLSSLGHERIGLVLGPGDHMPSARKLAAARAVAGEVPEAHVARAMFSIEGGHAAASRLIERGVTGFICASDPLALGVVRAARRKGLDVPERISVVGYDDSALMNCTEPPLTTVRQPIEAMGRAVVELLNAQINGSTVAPDELLFEPELVVRGSTAQAPRS; from the coding sequence ATGACACGACGACTTGCTGTGGTGGCGAAGAAGGTCGGGGTCAGCGAGGCCACGGTCAGCCGGGTGCTCAACGGCAAGCCGGGGGTCTCCGAGGCCACCCGGCAGGCGGTGCTCTCCGCCCTGGACGTGCTCGGGTACGAGCGGCCGACCCAGCTGCGCGGTGAGCGGGCCCGGCTGGTCGGCCTGGTCCTGCCCGAGCTGCAGAACCCGATCTTCCCCGCGTTCGCCGAGGTGATCGGGGGCGCGCTGGCCCAGCTCGGGCTGACGCCGGTGCTGTGCACCCAGACCCGCGGCGGTGTCTCCGAGGCGGACTACGTGGACCTGCTGCTCCAGCAGCAGGTGTCCGGCGTCGTGTTCGCCGGCGGGCTCTACGCCCAGGCCGACGCGCCCCACGACCACTACCGCCGGCTCGCCGAACGCAACATCCCGGTCGTCCTCGTCAACGCCGCCATAGAGGACCTCGGCTTCCCCGCCGTGTCGTGCGACGACGCCGTGGCCGTGGAGCAGGCCTGGCGGCACCTGTCCTCATTGGGACACGAGCGCATCGGACTGGTGCTCGGCCCTGGCGACCACATGCCGTCGGCGCGCAAGCTGGCCGCCGCCCGGGCGGTCGCCGGGGAGGTGCCCGAAGCCCACGTCGCCCGCGCGATGTTCTCCATCGAGGGCGGCCACGCCGCCGCCTCCCGGCTGATCGAGCGGGGCGTCACCGGCTTCATCTGCGCCAGCGACCCCCTCGCCCTCGGCGTCGTGCGCGCCGCCCGCCGCAAGGGACTCGACGTCCCGGAACGGATCTCCGTCGTCGGCTACGACGACTCGGCGCTGATGAACTGCACCGAGCCCCCGCTCACCACCGTCCGGCAGCCCATCGAGGCCATGGGCAGGGCGGTGGTGGAACTGCTGAACGCGCAGATCAACGGCAGCACGGTGGCCCCCGACGAACTGCTCTTCGAACCCGAGCTGGTGGTACGGGGGTCGACCGCCCAGGCGCCTCGTTCCTGA